In the genome of Populus trichocarpa isolate Nisqually-1 chromosome 10, P.trichocarpa_v4.1, whole genome shotgun sequence, the window ATCAAGCAAAGGACTAGGTGCTGTCCTTAGAGAACAAAGGGCTAGGCTTTACATAATAAGGAGATGTGTGGTCATGTTAGTATGCTGGCATGATTAACACTGTCAATAACTCCTCCTAGCTAGCCATAGTTTTGGTGGggatctctctttttttttcttggtggaGTGTAAATAGCTGCGGCAGGGCTGACATTCTTATGTGAGAGTTCTTGACAAATTTTCTTATGGCTTGGCCTTATGAGGCATAGATAAATATTAATGTATACAAGGGATAGTATGGATCAAAGCTTTGGTATATCATCTAACAAATTATTGCAATTCTTGATGTTGTTTctctattctttttagtttaatttcttagtCTTGTACTATTATTTTTCCTCGTGGCAATTAGCATGTTCTTGATCAGCTTTGCCTTATAAGTTAGTACTGGTCTGGCTAATCCTTTTAGTTCCCTTTCTTTTGCtctttatatattttccttttgctttgGCATGAATGAGACACAGCCACTTCAGATACGTGTTCTttctcaagttttattttctttgattaaCCTAATTACTTCCTTTCTCATGCATGCTTGACACTTCGTGCGTCTGAATCTCTTGAGGCACAGATAGATTCGTGTAAAAACAGTTGCTCCGTATGCATCTCTGGAGAAGGAGCTAGAGCGGGGGGATCCTCTATTTTCTTGTCTTAACCATAATTACTATtacctacacacacacacacacacacacacacatatgttAGAATTAGGCAGCTGCTGCTAGAATATGTAGCTTAAGATCGTATAAAGTTCATAATTCAGATGAAGGAAAATTGATGCACCTGAAGTTGTATTCTTCTTGTCCCAAAGTGTATGTACACGTACGTAATCCACAACCAAAACTTCATTATAATAAAGATGACGGGGGTGTGGAATTAATATCGAGTAATTAGCGAAAGggttatattttaaagagataggATCACGTCAATTTGActtttaccttttttaaaaaaaaaaaatgattagattTTGAGAGTTACTCTCACATGTTCAAGCACAAAAAAAGTTACACATCTTTTTGTAGCTTTGGACGGTCCAAGATAAAGCAAGTTCAGATGCAATCAGCTGGTAGATGTGTAGTAGGTCCATTAATCATTGGAAGTGAGGTTTAGCTGTGATGGTAGGCCTTACTATTTAATCATCATATATTATTTGACTTGTTTTCTTCTATTATTGTATGTACAAAACAATGTCACGTAGGCCAGCAATTgtttaattaaacataaaaaaaaaatgactcatAATTGATACGGATCCAAAACTTGTATCTATTTGTgtattttaaacttaaatttcattatttttttttaaaaaaaaaaaaaccaatgagtccctttttttttttacgagaaGTTGTGATAACTGATAGTAACCCATTTctatataattattgaagtttgttCACCGGTCTCTGTCCTGATCTtgcctttgattttcttgtctaCAACCAGACAACAGTGGTTGATATGATAgaataaataaactatttaattaatttagctcttttgaaaaaaaaactattattgtaAAATGAACGGCTAGTTTTGTAGTTTCTTGAGATTACTGTAAGGttgctttttataatattttttttatttttaaaatttatttttgatattaatatattaaaataatttaagaattaaaaaataaataaaaatccgaTTGGCCGAGAAAACAAACGGTGCTTTGTGGTCAAAACTCATTATTGGGTTACAGCCCATATTCACGTGCGACACGTGTACGGTAAAAGATGAGGAGTGGTTGCATCCAACAGTAACGGTACGAGTGAATGCTGGATTTTGTTCAGCCTCTCTCAGCTCACTGCTCGGATGCACAGAAACTGTAACCTGTGTACGATTATCATGAGGTGGATAACACGTGTAACATTTTTGTGGTGTTGAATTTGATAGTGACATTCTAATTCTCAAAATATCTCAAACTTTGAATATTCTGCGGTAAATTTAAGTGAAGTATGAGATTGTTTAGCATAtttctatgtttttaaaattttttatttataaatatatcaaaataatttatttatttattttttaaaaattatttttaacattagcatattaaaatattaaaataatttaaaaacaaaaaaatataaattaatttttttagaaaatgtaATTCCAACTGCCCttctttttggatttgaaataagaacaaaaatgtgCGGAAAAAGTACAATTATATGAGTATGAATGTctaaaatctcataaaaagaaaaaccattgaTCTAAAAATTGAAGTAATTCATTATAAGTTCTCGTGCTATAACTTAATTATGTTTACCAACAATTAACAAAAGTATCTGCTGGTTAGTTTCCTTAACTAAAAATCCAATGATCAGGCAAAAAGTAGAATCAAACGTTAAATCCAGCCCACAGGCACCAAAAGGCAgcattcttttttcctttctattctTTGTAATTGCCTTGACATGAAATGATAatgatttagaaaataatataaattttattttaaaatttaaattttgagttgaattagctttttaatataatattagaatCTCGATAACCAAGcagtcatgagttcgaatcttattatactcatgataaaaattaaacataaaatactgtgagtctgtacaagtttcaagaacttttacttaaaaatatatattaaaaaataatataaattatattttaaaataactgaaaacttaaattattaaatttctcCTCATCCCCATTCATTTTGCTTGCCAGTAGTTTGAGACAAAATGAGACATACCGAGATTTGAAGAATCCCAATTACTGCCTCTGATtaacaagacaaaaaaatcttaataccAAAAATCATACTATCTTcaagaaattaaggactaatgatttaattatgGCAGCAAAGGTGCTTCTAGCTAGTTTCAATTTCTATCACATCGAGtctatagttttatttaaaaaaaaaattaattgaataaattatctaggagttactttttaaaatattttttattttaaaatatattaaaataataattttttagtttttaaaaattatttttgatatcagtatatcaaaatgatttaaaaatacaaaaaaaatattaatttaaaataaaaaaattaaaactttttaaaaactttcaaaacacaatttcaaacaccGCAGTCACTTGTAACATAAGCAATGCGTTTCCTTTACTTGTTATTTTACCCATTTCTGTTAAAgttaaaatcaaactcaataaaAGGTCAAACTTTTTAACCAACCAATGCATCGTCGTTCCAAAGCTGGAAGTGGTCTCAAGAAGGGGCTTTGGAAGtggtataaaaaacaattgtgtttgagaatgttaatatggttattttttaaattatattttatttagaaatatattaaaataattttttttatttttttaaaattatttttgagttcaccacattaaaataatataaaaatactaaaaaaattaatttaaaacaaaaaaatatagaaaaagttaatttttttaaaaattatttttaaaatataaaaaacaaacggaTGGAAAAATACATTACGTCCACAGttcaaattatcaaatatcTAAAAGATTTGTTGTTTGAAAGGATAGCATTCAGGTTGAAAGtttaaatcaaaatcacaaGGAACATCAGTGGCATGAAAGCGTTAAAACTCAACGGGGACACCATTTCAATGGAGATGGTCGTCGTGCATTATCCATTTCAATGGAGATTGAGTGAAGGTGCAGATGAGAATTGTCGTTTCTAACATTTAAAAGGTGTTTTTTGAGGGTGGTAACTAaagatagtttttatttaaaattccaTAAAACTCCTTTTACACTATTGCTCCAAAGAGGCTCTAATATGGCATGACAATAAgatggatatatttttattattattacaagatGATAGCAGTTATTTCCAGGGTACGTGCCTTTCGCTTTTCTTTGTAGGTGAGaatattttgatgttgttttcgagtattattttttaattcttaataacacaatttaaaaattaagaaataaatattctactgctatttaaaaaaaatagtactgGCTAGCGGGTCAGTAACGTCAGGTGCACAGACAGCGATGAATTTTTCAAGCTTAATATTCTGTTGTCGGCCACATATGGAGGAGCCACCCCTCACTCcgtgagagggagagaggacACCAGGTTGATTGGTCATAAAGCAGCTTTTATGAAGCCCACGTGCACCCTCCTAATCTTAAACCCCACCTCCACCTTCCATGTCCGATTCTTTTTCAATCACCAGTCACCAATTCAAAGAAAGCTAGCTTAGCTAGGGCCGGACCGGGCCAGGGGACAGCCGCCGCCCCCGGTTTTTTCGGTGTTAGCGGCAGTTCTTCTCTTGAATGAAGCCTAGCTCTTGGTCTGCCTCTCGCCCCCCCCCCCAGGGCCCCTACACTATCAGTGGCGGGccattttgaaattattcaaataaagtCATAAGGCCCCTCAACTCAGTTAAAAAAGTCCATTTTGAGCTGCTATCAATTAACTACGAACAAGTCAGGGGAATTTACACTGTGCATTGCCAATTACCAAACATTTGTCCTTCGGATAGATTGACTGGCAAATTAATGGTAAGTCGTTTTCCTGTCGTCCACTTGTGTAGTTGTGTTGCTAGACGACAGATCGCTTAGAAAAACAGGAGCTATGCTTGGGTGCATTCGTTTTTAGAACAAACTGGAAGACCTTGCTACCTGAGAATTTATATTTGTGTAAtaagtgatattttattatttattttaaagaaaaatataaatataaaaagaagagaaaaacttcatataaatatattcttattatttttattgggttatgaattttatattcttattatttttttgtgtcaagtattttattttttctatcttttttgtgtttcattttttcttaaaaataaattttatgagataactaataaaatactattaattatttttgtaccACCGTAAAATGTCTCGCAATGATTGTTATTATCTACGTGAGATTGTGCTTGTACTTGTATTTGGTGTCAGTGTTGTATCAAATTTGACCATGTGTTCTTACagttttgtcttaaaaaaagattttctatatttaaaatattgtatAAATTCAATATCTATTTAATGAGCAGTGAGTGATAAATATCCTAATAAAATCGTACGTCATTGATGGTTCTTACTTTCTAAACATGAGATCGTTGGAGTTCTGATCAGGAACTTGATGATATCATCATAATTGTGCTCTTGCTTCAAATTTGTAATGTAGCTGGAACCAAATGCATGAACGTGCAAGGTGCAGGCATGGTTCTAGACGAAATAAATGGCATGCATTTGCGCCCCAAACTGGCCAGGGTGTAGAGGCCCTAGCTATCTGTCTTTTTCTTTGATCACCAGAAGAGAGAGTAAACCCTAACACAAGCACTGGACCCTGAGAAGAACACCTGTGCCCTATTTCTCATGCTTTTTCCACGAGCAGTTTTGGCTTCTATACTAAACAGGTAGGTACCCTACTTAAAGCGGCAATATATACCAGTTCCCCCACAACATACTGCCAAGCTGCCTGCCAAGGCAGTTGCTTGGATGGGTCTCTTTCCAGCTTCCCCACAAGCAACCATCCATGCTGCCCGTATACAAAACAACTGTGCCGATGAGCTTTAAACAGATGATAAGGTTCGGCCCGGCAGTCTCTCTCGAGCCATTTTCAGGCCAACCTTGTACAATCTGTAATGCTTTAAGAAGTTCATGAATGTATTCCAACCCGTGTCACTCTCATTGACTCGTTCAATCATAACATTTGTGTTTTCCTTGGTGTTTACATGCCACGAAACTCTCCAACAATTTTGTGGTCCACTCGTTTTCGACTTTTGCACCTTAGTAGCTCAAAACAGCACCACCATCCaaacaataaaaactcaaaacaggATCTTGACAGACTAGCCTGCAACAAAATGCCATGTCCTGCTGCCCAGTGTCCAACTGTCCATATCCACTACCACAAACTTGTCGAGTTTTTATGAACTAGGCTTCTTTGCACTTGATAGACCAGTTTCCCTTTAGACTTGATGGACTCAGttccaaaattaattaattaatttattttacttaaacttttatatataaatataaaagttttgatGCAGGCCGGGTTTGTACCCTCACTTTCAAATTGACATTTTAGTTCCTTTCCAGCTCAGTGGACGCAACTTATCATGCCTTGAAAGTAACACTTAGTTCAGCACTGTATTCAACACAGGCGACGAGTCGACACCAGCGACATGCAACACAAGGCTGCAAAATCAGAACCATTATCTAGAATGAAACCCATGCAAAGGTCACCAGTGGTGCATGTTGATTACcctttgatgatttaattttctAACGGGTATTTGAATTCATTAGCGTCAAGCCTTGGAACTAGATTCAGATTGAGAGTGCTAAGACTTTTGCTCCAAGCtcttaaaaaagagagacaatAACTTTGATCTACCTCATAGAAACTATGTGGTTACAATTACAGCATAGGTTATAATAACAGTAATTTCGCCAACATGAATGACAGTGAAGTCATCCTGCAAAATATTATAGCTTCAAAATGCACCCTTGTAGAGTTAAAGggcaaagtataaaaaaaaggtcaaacaTAGAATGATCCCCCTTCCACGATCGGGATTGAAATTGCACAGCAATGTTTAGTCAGCCACCTTGACTTCAACCCCACGCAGTAAAGCTATCCTGTGATCCAAATTCCTTCAGAAAGCATTTAAGAACCACGTCACCATTACCGAAAATTCTGAAGCAATAACAAGATATATTGTTTCAAACAGAAGACAAGAGAAAACAGTGGGGAAGAAAACATACAAGCTGGCTTAGTCTGAATTCTGGAGGCGTATCAAGTTCTATGTTTGCTTGATCAAGTTCCAGATTCTGGCACTCCTCTAGATCTTTCTTTAAATACTCTGGCCCTAACAGGGCATAATCAGAAAGACCAGTTTTGCCATTTGCTTCAGTCCCATGTCCACCCCTATCTGGAGATTGGCTCTGAAGAAACTCAGCGCACAAAGATAGCCCTTCCACAAGTTGTTGTGAATCCAACAACTGTTGTGACTCACTGTCCCACCATTTTCGTTCTTCCCCAGCACAATTATCATTATCACCCACCATGTGATTAACATTATTTTCTGTCTCTAGTTGGTCAACGTAACTGAggtttttttgtagaagattAACCTCTTCTTCTAAACATTCAATCCCAGGTTGCTAAGGAGAAAACACAAGGAACATATGTCAGAATCTCTTTGTCTCGTGAACAACTGTTTTAAAGGGAAATCACTTCCTGTGATTGCAAAATGCTTATTGAAAACTCTCCAAGTCTATCAGTCACTGGACACCATATTTCTTTGAGTACTGCTGCATGTCATGAATTTAACAAGTACAAACAACAGCAGGTTTCGTAATTTAATTCAACATGTTGACCTTTTTCTTTGGTGAGTCTAGTTGTGTATTTGTGCCTTTGTGAAATTTATCTTTCTCGCATTGCTGTAGGGAAAAGTTGTCTAGTATCACAGAGAATCTGGCTAAAATATCCAAAGGATAATCAACTGGCACAATTTAATCATGCAACTAAAATTATTGTGACAGGCCAGTTGCAGTGTTGCAAAAAGCATGCACCCAGAATATGAATTCCTCAAGCCTGCATTTCTTCAttgtgaaaaacaaaatgcagaCAGCAGAGATTATGCTCCAAAATTCGGAGTGTTCAAATCTGAACTTTTTCACggaaaagaaaccaaaaaagatACCTTTAAGCCTCTAGGTACTGGATAAAAGAGATCAAAAGGGGTAAACTTTACCTGAGCACAGGGATCTGTGCATATGTTGGTAGATTCTTGTCCCATCTCAAAATCTTGGCATCGCCTTTCAGCACGAGGAGGGTCAGGAGTTACAGACTTGGGAGTGACTGGATCTACTTTTGCAACCACGTCATCAACAATTTCAGATAAATCTTCTTCAGGTTTTTCTCCCTTGTTCGCTTGTTGctgataaaatattttggaaactACATACTCCCCATCCCTCTCATCCTCACTTGTTCCAAGGTGATATTGATGCATCACCCAATTAGTTTTCTCAGCTTTGCCTCCTCTGACAGTACTCATGTAAAGAACCATAATCTTTTTACACCCTTTCTGAATGCCATCCAAGATCACTGGTTTGGTCCTGCCAGTCTTGTGCCAGCGGACATCACCAAAATTATCACCTTGAATCTTTCGACGCTTTCGAGTCCCAGTATTGTATGCTTTGATTGCTCTATGAAAGAAGTGGGATATACTGCCATCTTGCTTAacacctgatttttttttattttttttttagagttaaaacTAGTAAGACTTAAAGGATCAAAGTTGAAAATCAAGCTAGCTTCACACCAACCTGGAAGATTCTGAGGATGAGTATAGCAGATTCCATCATCATTATCAACAGTTGGGATGaattcttttataaaaggatGAGGTTTTATGCCACCATCACTAACTTTTGCAAGTAAATGCCAAATAATTTCTTGATCGGATGGATCAAATTTCACCCCTCTGGGTAATCCAGGCCACTCTTGAACAACCTGCAAACATTCAGTCATTCTACATGTTTAGAAATGTTTCAAGGTAGTTTGTGACAAATTaactttatgaaaaaaaaagttgcaaagAAAGAATATTCTGGACACTAGCTATAATCAGTAACACCAAGGAacaacagggaaaaaaaacgGAGAGTGATAGACAGAGCATAAAAATTTGTATGAGAAACATCATGGATTCAATTTAGCTTTACAAATCCATTCCGAGCATCTTGTACTATTCCATTCATTTAATGTAGAATCACACCACGGTAAATCCTGAACCCTGACCAACCTACTCCCAATTcagaaaacttgttttttcatgtGTATAAGAGTTTGAAGTTTCATGCAAAACTTAAACCCAGTGCATCATTAATAATATGATCACATTGCCATACAATGGTGCATATTATTGCTTTTTTTGTGGATGGTTGCTACTGGTGGTGTTGCATTGACACCCTTATGGAGAAGAAGAAGTCCTCGTATCAATTCAGATTTATAATCCAAGAACAAGGGCTATGcaccccccccaaaaaaaaaagtcaatttcactgagatttaattttttcatacaCATGCACAAACATTAGTGAAACTTTAGTTTCTAGGCATACAAGCACACCAATGAACACTTTTAACTTCTAacattggaaaaaataatatccaaaCATGTAAAATATGAATTGGATAAAACGTTGAAAGGtgaaaacttgaaagaaaaaattactgtgaacaattttatttcaagaatttgGAAGGTTAACTTCACCCacactatcaaataaaaaaccagaTGAACTTCTAAAACAAGAGAATGTCAAGTCCGTCTACAATAAACATGTATGTGTCAAATCACTTCACTGAGGCAGACAAACTTAACAAAACATGAGAGAAGAAATACAATTACAAGAAATGATAAATTAGAATATTGATGGGTACTACATGATATATTGTGTCTGcgtgaaaagaaaataatgtttcCAGCTACACATAGAGTGCATTCTAATTTCTGACAACACTGAGCatatattatatacatatatatatacacacacacatatatacatatatatatatatatatatatgagattcATGACTTAAAAAGCATTGCAAGAAATGAATTATAAGCTATCAAGTTCTTCaaaaatttatacaatttgTGCAATACTTTCATATGTAGAATATGTGATATTAGATCTAGTCCACCTTATTAGAATCAATATCACCAAAAAGACATGTTCTTAATGGTGAAGCTCTATATATTATCATTACATAACCATAAAGAGGTATGAGAGTAATTAGGAACATACATCACTGTTGTCAATAACGTGATGACAATTTGGACAAGTTTTACAAGGATCACTCTTCCATTCAACTCTTTCAAGATTACTTGCACCTGATGCACTCTTGATTTTTGTAGCAAATCTATTACCATCCACCAGCCAAGGCCtggataaattaaagaaaatgaatcaaaacCAAGAGCAGTAGCAAAATGCTGGCACCAAAGATTATTGAGAACATGCACTAGTCTCTCTGAACCTGTAATAAATTATAACCTGGTAAGATACTGGCTAATCTTAGCTGCAAGTACAGTTAGCATACAAGTACTGAAACAATCAGCGAAGcagacaaaattgaaaagagaagaaaaggactTGTTAAACTGAAATAATCTTAGCACCAAGattactttttttctcttcccagCTTCgttattaacaaaaaacaaatgtaattTCTATAACCCCACCATCAATGGACACCAACACTCAACACACAATAATAATCACGATTAACTAAAAAAGGGGTCGTAATACACACACAGCAGTTGTAATTAAACTGCATTCACCCACAACGCAAACACGGATAACAactgacagtaaaaaaaaagatttccatTTGAATCCCTTGgtcaaattaaactaattattgAGTTCAGATAAACTCGGTGAGCTGTAATAGTCAGCTCCACCAGCCAAAAAACCTAGAAGGCTAGAAACAAAGCAATCAAATCGACATCACACCACATACAAAGACCTATATTGACAAGAACCCAGGTGATCTTATATACCAAACAACCGAtcaatatcaacaaaataagaaaatcactAAAAATGCCATTGACTCGTAACTCTATAAAAAACCAACCCAAGTCAGAAACAAGAAGTAGCACAGAGGTTATGAATCTTTAATGTGATTCTTGCATCAAAAAGAGGTAAAAAGGAAATTACCCGGCCATGAGAGAGCAGTACAAGAATAATCGGATAATCAAGAGAGATTCAAGATCACAAGGGAACggtctttcttttctctgttttgcttctctctctgtctgctcttttttattattattattggaaacAACAGAAGGGCATTTCAGAGGTACTACTGTTTCTTActgctaattttaatttttcaaattttttttaatgatagttTTTGCGTCGTTTGAGATATGAAACCGCTCTTCTACTGTTGTTTATGTACGatgtaagtaaaaaaaaaaaaagagggaattagaaaaaagaaactttacTTGGTTACTGGTAAGAGGTTTGTCTTttgaaattgcaataaaaatgaAGCaccggtttttttaattattgcacTAAAATGAATTCAGTGTAACTCAGGTGTAGGGGATGGCTTTGAGTTCACTTCATGTACTTGCTGTTGTCCCACTTTATCAACGGTGAGATGTGGCTCTTGATCTGAATCGTTGGGAGCGCGAATGAATGGGATGCTGCAACAATCACATCTGACTTTTGTCATCGTGTAGGCCGGCTGCAGCCAAGGGGATATGACAGACACCGTACGTACGTATAGATATACATGTAGCGTTTAGGTTACGTTTCATGTGATTTCCTGGAAATGTTATTATAAAAGTtagctaattaaaaataaatttagtttgattcctatacaaaataaaatttattttgaatggaagatactttttaaaaattataaaaaaataaaaatattatgttatttattaattatatcaaatttgatccttaaacttttaattactatatattttgttttgaatttttttttatttcttgaaatttgatttaatttattttttatatcaactttaatctttatttttataattgttatttacttttctcttattatttttttaattgaaattttttatctattagattttattctcattcttttaattctcatttattttatttgaaataatttataaaattttattgttttatttcattatctttcagcttttttatttgttagatttaatctctattattttaattattatttattttattcgatataatttatgaaattagattatttttttcaatttctttctcattcaattttttaatttgtaagatttgtttctcattattttaataaacttgaaaaaatattaataagttattttcagctattttttcatgatatagccaaatactagaaagtgttttctaacttttttttatgatatttccaaacatcaaaaaataatctctCTTTCAggaatctatttttcaaaaaatcacttttcaaaataaaattatttttcaataaacaaaataaggtctagatttgaacaaaaaaaaaaaaaactcgctACATTCAACTCTTCTCCCATTAAACTCTATTGAAATTTCTCTTCGGATACAAGTTAGATATCCTGGAAACCATATTAAACTCACTAGTATTCAATTAGtccaaaaatctaaaattaaactgagaaaaaatattctttcacctttttttttttttttgcgactttccttttcctttctcagACTCATGTACTAAAAAAGTTTGGtattgctgttgctgttgtggttgtggttttaaaaaagttgttttataaaaagtacttttagttgaggttggtttggaaaaatatatgtttggttaaaactgtggttgaaattgaggttgaacaaaaagtagtttaatgtgtttggttaaaaaaatgcttttcaaattgaggttataaaataattaaaaaatatttttaatttaaatattgtagatttaactactattattacatcatgaaataaataatattgatatcaaatattttttattattccattaaactatatgcaatgtcatcacatacgaaatatATCCaacaataactatatttttcatggtttcttaagcacgcaacaacaaaaactgcattttttgttacgtcatcaagcgatctccttctaattttttaaataaaacacaattaaaataaaaatataacatgaattttttttaactaggtcggatccggcaagaacataattggaattgcgatcaaattccacaaatgctacgtcatcatgcgatatccttctaatttatatagtgttattaaataatattaaatactagtttttcgagtaaaacttaattttttaaaaaatattttacaatttcattacgtacaaaattcattcgataaaaactacagttt includes:
- the LOC7489370 gene encoding SUPPRESSOR OF GAMMA RESPONSE 1 isoform X2; the protein is MAGPWLVDGNRFATKIKSASGASNLERVEWKSDPCKTCPNCHHVIDNSDVVQEWPGLPRGVKFDPSDQEIIWHLLAKVSDGGIKPHPFIKEFIPTVDNDDGICYTHPQNLPGVKQDGSISHFFHRAIKAYNTGTRKRRKIQGDNFGDVRWHKTGRTKPVILDGIQKGCKKIMVLYMSTVRGGKAEKTNWVMHQYHLGTSEDERDGEYVVSKIFYQQQANKGEKPEEDLSEIVDDVVAKVDPVTPKSVTPDPPRAERRCQDFEMGQESTNICTDPCAQQPGIECLEEEVNLLQKNLSYVDQLETENNVNHMVGDNDNCAGEERKWWDSESQQLLDSQQLVEGLSLCAEFLQSQSPDRGGHGTEANGKTGLSDYALLGPEYLKKDLEECQNLELDQANIELDTPPEFRLSQLDSFTAWG
- the LOC18102580 gene encoding small polypeptide DEVIL 4 → MKINSASMGSSKRRISSKGLGAVLREQRARLYIIRRCVVMLVCWHD
- the LOC7489370 gene encoding SUPPRESSOR OF GAMMA RESPONSE 1 isoform X1, producing MAGPWLVDGNRFATKIKSASGASNLERVEWKSDPCKTCPNCHHVIDNSDVVQEWPGLPRGVKFDPSDQEIIWHLLAKVSDGGIKPHPFIKEFIPTVDNDDGICYTHPQNLPGVKQDGSISHFFHRAIKAYNTGTRKRRKIQGDNFGDVRWHKTGRTKPVILDGIQKGCKKIMVLYMSTVRGGKAEKTNWVMHQYHLGTSEDERDGEYVVSKIFYQQQANKGEKPEEDLSEIVDDVVAKVDPVTPKSVTPDPPRAERRCQDFEMGQESTNICTDPCAQQPGIECLEEEVNLLQKNLSYVDQLETENNVNHMVGDNDNCAGEERKWWDSESQQLLDSQQLVEGLSLCAEFLQSQSPDRGGHGTEANGKTGLSDYALLGPEYLKKDLEECQNLELDQANIELDTPPEFRLSQLEFGSQDSFTAWG